The genomic DNA ttgaaaaaaaatagtatcTTCCTACCTTTGATGCAGTGGAGAACAACGTTGACTTTCATACAGTTTCCTTTGTCAAGGATGCACACGAATAAGTAATAGGGAACACAAATTGAAGCACCAGTTGCTTTGCCAAGAATCCTTCGTGTCCTCCTGATAAGTAGACTTATCTTATATCTCCCAAAACACAACCAATGTCCTTTGTTTGAAATAGGGAACACACAAACTGAAGCACTCATTCTTGTATTAATCTGTATATGATTCTTAGTAAATACAATGAGATTCCATCTGTGCACTAATTCTAACAAAGAACATCCCTGTTCCACTTTAACTCTACTTAttccattttcttatttttagctTTATTTCTTTGTAAGTGGGACTTCAATGTAGTCTTTATCTCGAGCTCCGAGTCTTTTCTTTAAACGGGGAGAGAAAGTTTACCTAAGAAGAATCATCCTGAAACAAAGCCTTTGGTACTGAACTACGAGGCAGAGTCTCACACTCGTAGTCATCTTTGTTACCAGTTCGTGTTCGTTTGGTCTCTGTAGTTGTCATTGGTGTCTCACATACCCTATCATATTCCACTGATCTttgctctttctttcttttggccGTTCTCTGTTGCTGGCCCGCCTTGCCTTTAGAGTTCTTAGTTTGTTTTGGTGCCCAGACTCTACAAAGATCAGGCATCCAACTTGTGTGACTCGAGAATCTTCTTGCCCTCTCCCTCATTTCTTGTGCTTCAACCTCTTTCTTAGCTTCTATGCCCTCCTCACTGTTTACCTCCTTACTCGTACCAGGGACATCTTTATTTCTTTGAATATGATGATGACTCTTGAGATTGCTATGGTAATTTTCTCTCCCTGATTGACTACTCTCTTCATTGTTCATAAAACTATCTTCAAGATCCTCATCACTGAACATGAGCAGATCCATctctgtatatattatattgacaGCTTCTCCAAGAATATGATGATACCTGAGAAGGGGCATAAGTCGATGATGCATTAGCATAAATACACATATGACCAAAACTACAATGTGTAAGTTCTGAGAATGGCATTATATATACCTGGCTTTTATAGTTTTGTCAACATACTTATCAAGGCTCCATTCACCAAAGAATCCGCCATCTAACTTGCACTGAATGCACTCAAGGAACATGCAAATCTGTTTTGCAAACTTCTGTGTCACAGATTCCTCACTTCCCAAACCTATCTGACATCTTAGAATCTCCATTCGGAAAAGAATCTGCAGCTCGTATCTTATagctaattaaagaaaacagaacaacgATGCCGAACAGCTAATTCAGCTTAGATAAATGAGCAGAACAGAAAGCatcaaacagaaaataaaaacataagaataagTTGGCTACTGTAACAccaaacagaaaataaaaggataCTCTCTAACGATGCTACTGGGGGCAGCTTCATCAGACTTCTGCTCACTTGCCGTGGATAATGAATCTTTCTTTTTGAACTTGGCAACTATATCTTTCGGTTCTTTCAGTAATATCTTGGTTAGCTCCTCAGAGACCAACAAGAGGGTTCCACTCTCACAGCTATAGTCCTTCTCAGCTCTTTGAGAGCAGTAGAAGACACAGGACTTGACCAGCCGCTCGGCCAGAGCTGACAAGTCTATTTCCTCAGACTTAATCCCTTGTTTAATTTTAGTAGGAAGAGTAGCGAAGAAATTCTCTGATGACTCTGATGCTGCATGAACAGATGCATCATTTTCCTGCTTTCCAGATATACGATTTCCACTCAAAGCAATGTCCTCTTCAGCTACAGGTAAAGAAGAGCTAGCCTTTTCTGTCTCTTCAGAGGAGTTGTTCTTTTCCTCAATTGGATTTGCGTCCATATCCTCCAATGCATTGCAATTATTAGTCACGGACAAGCTGGATAAGCTGCAACCTCTGGGTTTACTAATCTGTTTCATCCAACATTTCAAAAACTTTAATTTCTTCGACTTGCTAAACTTGGAGAAATAAACATCTTCTATATCTATTTGACCATAATCTTTTACTGATCTGCAGAACTCCTCCCAGGTAATGTCATTAAGAGTACcttttcttggttttcttttattttccctACAGCTGACTTTCTTCCTGCTATCTTCATGATCCACAGTTAGACGAGACACTCCATTGTCAAGAACACAGATTAAAGCCGAGGAAAAAGTGAAGGGTTTGAGAATTCCAGTCCGCAAACTACCATTGCTATTCGAAAGAGATATCAATGCTGAGTAATCTTCCCTATAGAGATAACTTAACAAGATCTGCCATATGGGTGATGATCTTTTCGCTACCTTCTCACCCGTCTCCTCAACTAATATCTGAAAAACCCGGTCTGCCCAAAACCCACTTTCTTGCTCCTGAtcttgatcagattcttgagaTACTTCATGAACAACAAAAGTCTCACAAGTATACCTCTCAAGTTCGataagatcatcatcatcacacagcCTCAAGGCTTTAATACTGAGTTTGGTATTCCCATCACAAAAATGTTCAACTAGAGAGTCGTCCTGATTGACCGGCTCTGGTCCACTAGCTAAGCTGATAAACTCATCACACCTCTTCCCATTACCACCAAcctcagaagaagaaaactctaGCTCACCGCACTTGCATTCCATAGGTTTACCGTTAATATCTGCAATCTCAAGACTCCCCTGAACAGTAAATCTCTGGCTAGTAGATAGCTTCGGACAAACACCAATTGCTGGATAGATTAAACCAAAGGGAACAATTGAAGaaccaaaaataattgaatCCGTAGAACAATGTCCCCAACCCAATTCTCTAATCCCACTATCGAAAAACCCAGACTTCAATCCCAATTCACATCTTTCACCAGAGTTAACATCAATCCAGCTTAATTGAATATCTCTATCATCAAACAACTCATTCACACAGTCAAAAATCTCACCTAACTTTGACTTGAACAAATCCAAGTCGCTAAGACACTCATCACCAGCCTTAACATCGAGAAACTCAGAAACCCAATCCAAATCCCTAGAAATTGGGGAAAACATCACCACCAAATTCGACCTAACTACATCGAACCCACCACCATCCGTGAATCCAGGAATCATACCTCGAACCACCGGCTCCCAAGCGTAATCATAGACGATCTGTCGCAAATTCGCCGCGACATTA from Camelina sativa cultivar DH55 chromosome 2, Cs, whole genome shotgun sequence includes the following:
- the LOC104728063 gene encoding uncharacterized protein LOC104728063, which encodes MAGDLLYAKTQRFVLLIDLNPLLVKPDTEQYLAVVISAAEKLLSFPPLSASLFSFKFFFSSLSSLLSSSKLSAALSISSSSLSFDLPSPTLVSLKRAIDAVRRCELRSSSTAVAASPRGVNVAANLRQIVYDYAWEPVVRGMIPGFTDGGGFDVVRSNLVVMFSPISRDLDWVSEFLDVKAGDECLSDLDLFKSKLGEIFDCVNELFDDRDIQLSWIDVNSGERCELGLKSGFFDSGIRELGWGHCSTDSIIFGSSIVPFGLIYPAIGVCPKLSTSQRFTVQGSLEIADINGKPMECKCGELEFSSSEVGGNGKRCDEFISLASGPEPVNQDDSLVEHFCDGNTKLSIKALRLCDDDDLIELERYTCETFVVHEVSQESDQDQEQESGFWADRVFQILVEETGEKVAKRSSPIWQILLSYLYREDYSALISLSNSNGSLRTGILKPFTFSSALICVLDNGVSRLTVDHEDSRKKVSCRENKRKPRKGTLNDITWEEFCRSVKDYGQIDIEDVYFSKFSKSKKLKFLKCWMKQISKPRGCSLSSLSVTNNCNALEDMDANPIEEKNNSSEETEKASSSLPVAEEDIALSGNRISGKQENDASVHAASESSENFFATLPTKIKQGIKSEEIDLSALAERLVKSCVFYCSQRAEKDYSCESGTLLLVSEELTKILLKEPKDIVAKFKKKDSLSTASEQKSDEAAPSSIVREYELQILFRMEILRCQIGLGSEESVTQKFAKQICMFLECIQCKLDGGFFGEWSLDKYVDKTIKARYHHILGEAVNIIYTEMDLLMFSDEDLEDSFMNNEESSQSGRENYHSNLKSHHHIQRNKDVPGTSKEVNSEEGIEAKKEVEAQEMRERARRFSSHTSWMPDLCRVWAPKQTKNSKGKAGQQQRTAKRKKEQRSVEYDRVCETPMTTTETKRTRTGNKDDYECETLPRSSVPKALFQDDSS